The Agromyces sp. LHK192 genome includes a window with the following:
- the cls gene encoding cardiolipin synthase: MWWRDELPWLIATALILLDWVIRIIALIVIPAGRKPTAAMSWLLAIFLIPFVGIVLFLLIGNVKLPKRRRERQREIDGIIADRTAGLDLVTDRDDWPSWFASTVEQNRALTALPAAGGNRAELFGDYQASIDAMAADIDTAERFVHVEFYIGALDDTTRGFFAAMERAVQRGVSVRVLIDHVASKRVTVHEQTFAELDRIGVTWAFLLPVAPLKGQYQRPDLRNHRKLVVVDGRVAWTGSQNLISRDYDSPKNQKRGLMWQELTTRVQGPAVASVNAVFLSDWYAETDENLLDTEHVPASEVPADGASDALVCQVVPSGPSYDSENNLRLFLALVASAQERVIITSPYFVPDEAMLYAITSARLRGLDVQLFVSELGDQGSVWHAQRSYYRPLLEAGVRIWLYPGPYILHAKHLSIDDDVAVIGSSNMDIRSFNLNFEISLLVRGRSFVDDMRGVEEGYRSISRELTLDEWNREPAKATFLDGVARLTSALQ, encoded by the coding sequence ATGTGGTGGAGAGACGAACTGCCGTGGCTGATCGCGACGGCGCTGATCCTGCTCGACTGGGTCATCCGCATCATCGCGCTGATCGTCATCCCGGCCGGTCGCAAGCCGACCGCGGCCATGTCGTGGTTGCTCGCGATCTTCCTGATCCCGTTCGTCGGCATCGTGCTGTTCCTGCTCATCGGCAACGTGAAGCTGCCGAAGCGTCGCCGCGAACGACAGCGTGAGATCGACGGCATCATCGCCGACCGCACCGCAGGGCTCGACCTCGTGACCGACCGCGACGATTGGCCGTCGTGGTTCGCCTCCACGGTCGAGCAGAACCGCGCGCTCACGGCGCTGCCTGCGGCCGGGGGCAACCGCGCCGAACTGTTCGGCGACTACCAGGCCTCGATCGACGCGATGGCCGCCGACATCGACACCGCCGAGCGGTTCGTGCACGTCGAGTTCTACATCGGCGCCCTCGACGACACGACCCGGGGCTTCTTCGCCGCCATGGAGCGCGCGGTGCAGCGCGGCGTGAGCGTGCGGGTGCTGATCGACCACGTGGCATCCAAGCGCGTCACCGTCCACGAACAGACGTTCGCCGAACTCGACCGCATCGGCGTCACGTGGGCGTTCCTGCTGCCGGTCGCGCCGCTCAAGGGCCAGTACCAGCGGCCCGACCTGCGCAACCACCGCAAGCTCGTCGTCGTCGACGGCCGGGTCGCCTGGACGGGGTCGCAGAACCTCATCTCGCGTGATTACGACTCGCCGAAGAACCAGAAGCGCGGGCTCATGTGGCAGGAGCTCACGACTCGCGTGCAGGGCCCGGCCGTGGCATCCGTCAACGCGGTGTTCCTGTCGGACTGGTACGCCGAGACCGACGAGAACCTGCTCGACACCGAGCACGTGCCGGCGTCCGAGGTGCCGGCCGACGGGGCATCCGACGCCCTCGTCTGCCAGGTCGTGCCGAGCGGCCCGTCGTACGACTCGGAGAACAACCTGCGGCTGTTCCTCGCGCTGGTCGCCTCGGCGCAGGAACGCGTGATCATCACGAGCCCGTACTTCGTTCCCGACGAGGCGATGCTGTACGCCATCACGTCCGCGCGGCTGCGCGGGCTCGACGTGCAGCTGTTCGTGTCGGAGCTCGGCGACCAGGGTTCGGTGTGGCACGCGCAGCGTTCGTACTACCGGCCGCTGCTCGAGGCCGGCGTGCGCATCTGGCTCTACCCGGGGCCGTACATCCTGCATGCCAAGCACCTGTCGATCGACGATGACGTCGCGGTCATCGGGTCGAGCAACATGGACATCCGGTCGTTCAACCTGAACTTCGAGATCTCGCTGCTCGTGCGCGGCCGTTCGTTCGTCGACGACATGCGCGGCGTCGAGGAGGGCTACCGGTCGATCAGCCGCGAGCTCACGCTCGACGAGTGGAACCGCGAGCCCGCGAAGGCGACGTTCCTCGACGGGGTCGCACGGCTCACGTCGGCGCTGCAGTAG
- a CDS encoding TetR/AcrR family transcriptional regulator codes for MPTSVDAGRRAPRRDATANRESLLNAASAVLATAPDASLDAIARAAGLTRRSVYGHFANRDDLVLALIERGSARLNRTAGEAVHPDARIALALLAARLWDAVAHVRLLASMAVHDPYTAYAASALEPVRAGLRAIVARGALDRTLRSDLDADLVARLVEQAAIAVLDEADRLDPPAGRRIVMLATLGAAGLSWEQAGTLVDRSPELDPAAAPAGEATA; via the coding sequence ATGCCGACCTCCGTCGATGCGGGCCGCCGAGCCCCTCGCCGGGACGCGACGGCGAACCGCGAATCCCTCCTCAACGCGGCATCCGCCGTGCTCGCCACCGCACCGGATGCCTCGCTCGACGCCATCGCCCGCGCCGCCGGGCTGACCCGGCGATCGGTGTACGGCCACTTCGCGAATCGCGACGACCTCGTGCTCGCGCTCATCGAGCGGGGCAGTGCGCGGCTCAACCGCACGGCCGGCGAGGCCGTGCACCCCGACGCGCGGATCGCCCTCGCCCTGCTCGCTGCCCGACTGTGGGACGCAGTCGCCCACGTGCGACTCCTCGCGTCGATGGCCGTCCACGACCCGTACACCGCGTATGCCGCGTCCGCGCTCGAGCCCGTCCGCGCGGGCCTTCGCGCGATCGTCGCCCGGGGCGCCCTCGACCGGACGCTGCGCAGCGACCTCGACGCCGACCTCGTCGCGAGGCTCGTCGAGCAGGCCGCGATCGCCGTGCTCGACGAGGCCGACCGGCTCGATCCGCCGGCCGGGAGGCGCATCGTGATGCTCGCCACGCTCGGCGCCGCCGGGCTCTCGTGGGAACAGGCCGGCACGCTCGTCGACCGCTCGCCGGAACTGGATCCGGCCGCCGCACCCGCCGGGGAGGCCACCGCATGA
- a CDS encoding oxygenase MpaB family protein encodes MDMDDGVDDRGDTRTAKRRSELDAIDNSALREAVNWFVLAAGTSNVVMQLSRRPVAYGVMESRVVEGNLFTNPKRRARTTVAYLAVVMLGGPDERAAMRRATNRSHAQVRSEAGAPVAYHAFDPELQTWVAACLFKGAEDAYVRAHGPMHGVFRDEFYRQSMAFGTTLQMPPENWPATRDAFEAYWREQVATLEVDDATREYLTRIVRLEYLGRTLPERVLRYRARLVAGYLPPEFRALMHLPWTDDDQRRFDRFDRRLARLTRAMPRRVRERPLARQLTDVRRRLADGRPLF; translated from the coding sequence ATGGACATGGACGACGGCGTCGATGACCGCGGCGACACCCGGACCGCGAAGCGACGCAGCGAGCTCGACGCGATCGACAACTCCGCACTGCGCGAGGCCGTGAACTGGTTCGTGCTCGCGGCCGGGACCTCGAACGTCGTCATGCAGTTGTCGCGCCGTCCCGTGGCGTACGGCGTCATGGAGAGTCGTGTGGTCGAGGGCAACCTCTTCACCAATCCGAAGCGTCGTGCCCGAACGACCGTCGCGTACCTCGCCGTCGTCATGCTCGGCGGGCCCGACGAGCGCGCGGCGATGCGGCGCGCCACCAATCGCTCGCACGCGCAGGTGCGGTCCGAGGCGGGTGCGCCGGTCGCGTACCACGCGTTCGACCCCGAGCTGCAGACCTGGGTCGCAGCCTGCCTGTTCAAGGGCGCCGAGGACGCGTACGTCCGAGCGCACGGCCCGATGCACGGCGTGTTCCGTGACGAGTTCTACCGCCAGTCGATGGCGTTCGGCACGACGCTGCAGATGCCGCCGGAGAACTGGCCCGCGACCCGCGACGCCTTCGAGGCGTACTGGCGCGAACAGGTCGCGACGCTCGAGGTCGACGATGCGACCCGCGAGTACCTCACCCGCATCGTGCGGCTCGAGTACCTCGGGCGCACGCTGCCCGAGCGCGTGCTGCGCTACCGGGCGCGACTCGTGGCCGGATACCTGCCGCCCGAGTTCCGGGCGCTCATGCACCTGCCGTGGACCGACGACGACCAGCGCCGGTTCGACCGGTTCGACCGACGCCTCGCGCGGCTGACGCGCGCGATGCCGCGCCGCGTCCGCGAGCGACCGCTCGCGAGGCAGCTCACCGACGTCCGACGCCGGCTCGCCGACGGCCGCCCGCTGTTCTGA
- a CDS encoding YhgE/Pip family protein: MKVPQMIAAEFRRLTSTRMSVLALIALVAVPILYGGLYLWANQDPYAKFHDVPVALVVDDAGVPASDGAAARNIGDEVADELVADGAFDWHRVSAADAETGLDESTYDFAVTFPAGFSAALTSVSTDAPRQAQLVLSTNDANSYLAGTIGAQAVERIRTTVAKQVGEEAAATLLDAIHTVRGSLVEAADSATKLADGAATAAGGASQLADGSATLAGGTAQLRDGTAQLADGSAEVADGAAQVADGNEQLAQTADRVGAAVGEAASTVPQARADIEAALVAQGVDRATIDAVLARLDVVGERIEAGNDRVQEAVGDIDRLATGSRQVADGASALADGAATAADGAARAADGAARLRDGAGTLESGLGELATGTSTLRDGLADGAAQLPDSTDEVRAAQASTIADPIDVESDAVARADSYGAGLAPFFAALAGWIGIYALFLIVKPISRRAITALHSPIRVTLAGWLTPAMLGAVQMLGLYTILAVTLGFSMSHPLGVVATMVLASATYAAIILALNVWLGSVGQFLGLVLMVLQLVTAGGTFPWQTLPAPLAALHQVLPMGYVVDAVRQFMYGGDLSRAAGDAVVLGVWLVGALAVAAIGVTRMTHARTLRDLQPSLIG; encoded by the coding sequence GTGAAGGTCCCCCAGATGATCGCCGCGGAATTCCGCCGGCTGACCTCGACCAGGATGTCGGTGCTCGCCCTCATCGCGCTGGTCGCCGTGCCCATCCTCTACGGCGGGCTGTACCTCTGGGCGAACCAGGACCCGTACGCGAAGTTCCACGACGTGCCCGTCGCACTCGTGGTCGACGACGCCGGGGTACCGGCCTCCGACGGCGCAGCGGCCCGCAACATCGGCGACGAGGTCGCCGACGAGCTCGTGGCCGACGGCGCCTTCGACTGGCACCGCGTCTCGGCCGCCGACGCCGAGACGGGCCTCGACGAGTCCACCTACGACTTCGCCGTGACGTTTCCGGCCGGGTTCTCCGCCGCCCTCACGTCGGTGTCCACGGATGCCCCGCGCCAGGCGCAACTCGTGCTCTCGACGAACGACGCGAACAGCTACCTCGCGGGCACGATCGGCGCGCAGGCCGTCGAGCGGATCCGGACCACGGTCGCGAAGCAGGTCGGCGAGGAGGCCGCAGCGACGCTCCTCGACGCGATCCACACCGTCCGCGGCAGCCTCGTGGAGGCCGCCGACAGCGCCACGAAGCTCGCCGACGGCGCCGCGACCGCAGCAGGGGGCGCCTCGCAGCTCGCCGACGGATCCGCGACCCTCGCCGGCGGGACCGCGCAGCTGCGAGACGGCACGGCCCAGCTGGCCGACGGATCGGCGGAGGTCGCCGACGGTGCCGCACAGGTCGCCGACGGCAACGAACAGCTCGCGCAGACCGCCGACCGCGTCGGGGCGGCAGTCGGCGAGGCCGCCTCGACCGTTCCGCAGGCCCGAGCCGACATCGAGGCCGCGCTCGTCGCCCAGGGCGTCGACCGGGCGACGATCGACGCCGTGCTCGCCCGACTCGACGTGGTCGGCGAACGCATCGAGGCCGGCAACGACCGCGTCCAGGAGGCGGTCGGCGACATCGACCGCCTCGCGACCGGCAGCAGGCAGGTCGCCGACGGTGCATCCGCCCTCGCAGACGGGGCTGCGACCGCCGCCGATGGAGCCGCGCGCGCCGCCGACGGTGCAGCACGACTGCGCGACGGCGCCGGCACGCTGGAGTCCGGGCTCGGCGAGCTCGCGACGGGCACGTCCACGCTGCGCGACGGGCTCGCCGACGGCGCGGCGCAACTGCCCGATTCCACCGACGAGGTCCGTGCCGCGCAGGCGTCGACCATCGCCGATCCGATCGACGTCGAGTCCGACGCCGTCGCGCGCGCCGACAGCTACGGCGCCGGGCTCGCCCCCTTCTTCGCCGCCCTCGCGGGCTGGATCGGCATCTACGCACTGTTCCTGATCGTGAAGCCGATCTCCCGCCGTGCGATCACGGCCCTGCACTCGCCGATCCGCGTGACGCTGGCCGGATGGCTCACCCCGGCGATGCTCGGCGCCGTGCAGATGCTCGGCCTGTACACGATCCTCGCGGTGACGCTCGGCTTCTCGATGAGCCATCCGCTCGGCGTCGTCGCCACGATGGTGCTCGCCTCGGCGACGTACGCCGCGATCATCCTCGCGCTCAACGTCTGGCTGGGCTCGGTCGGGCAGTTCCTCGGGCTCGTGCTCATGGTCCTGCAGCTTGTCACTGCCGGCGGCACCTTCCCGTGGCAGACGCTGCCGGCACCGCTCGCCGCGCTGCATCAGGTGCTGCCGATGGGGTACGTCGTGGACGCGGTGCGCCAGTTCATGTACGGCGGCGACCTCTCGCGCGCCGCGGGCGACGCCGTCGTCCTGGGTGTCTGGCTGGTCGGCGCGCTGGCCGTCGCCGCGATCGGCGTGACGAGGATGACCCACGCGCGCACGCTGCGCGACCTCCAGCCGAGCTTGATCGGGTGA
- the argG gene encoding argininosuccinate synthase — protein MSKVLTSLPVGERVGIAFSGGLDTSVAVAWMREKGAVPCTYTADLGQPDEPDVEAVPGRAIEYGAELSRLVDCRAALVEEGLVALQCGAFHIRSGGKAYFNTTPLGRAVTGTLLVRAMMDDGVDIWGDGSTYKGNDIERFYRYGLMANPRLRIYKPWLDADFVTELGGRQEMSEWLQERDLPYRASAEKAYSTDANIWGATHEAKVLEELSEGITTVEPIMGVKFWDDAVEIPSEDVTVAFEQGRPVAINGTRFDDAVELVLEANRIGGRHGLGMSDQIENRIIEAKSRGIYEAPGMALLHITYERLLNAIHNEDTIANYHNEGRRLGRLMYEGRWLDPQSLMLRESIVRWVASAVTGEVTLRLRRGDDYTILNTTGPALSYQAEKLSMERVGDQAFGPEDRIGQLTMRNLDIADSRARLEQYAHLGIVGGATAALVGDLAEGEAAEITAGADETDLEAATDAANEAAAFDLGTD, from the coding sequence ATGTCCAAGGTCCTCACGTCCCTTCCCGTCGGCGAGCGCGTCGGCATCGCCTTCTCCGGTGGCCTCGACACCTCCGTCGCGGTCGCGTGGATGCGCGAGAAGGGCGCGGTGCCCTGCACCTACACCGCCGACCTCGGACAGCCCGACGAGCCCGACGTCGAGGCGGTGCCCGGCCGCGCGATCGAGTACGGCGCCGAACTGAGCCGCCTGGTCGACTGCCGTGCGGCCCTCGTCGAGGAGGGTCTCGTCGCCCTGCAGTGCGGCGCGTTCCACATCCGCTCGGGCGGCAAGGCGTACTTCAACACCACGCCCCTCGGCCGTGCGGTCACGGGCACGCTCCTCGTACGCGCGATGATGGACGATGGCGTCGACATCTGGGGCGACGGCTCCACCTACAAGGGCAACGACATCGAGCGGTTCTACCGCTACGGCCTGATGGCCAACCCTCGCCTGCGCATCTACAAGCCGTGGCTCGACGCCGACTTCGTCACCGAGCTCGGCGGCCGCCAGGAGATGAGCGAGTGGCTGCAGGAGCGCGACCTGCCGTACCGCGCGAGCGCCGAGAAGGCGTATTCGACCGACGCGAACATCTGGGGTGCGACCCACGAGGCGAAGGTGCTCGAGGAGCTCAGCGAGGGCATCACGACGGTCGAGCCGATCATGGGCGTGAAGTTCTGGGACGACGCGGTCGAGATCCCGAGCGAGGACGTCACCGTCGCGTTCGAGCAGGGCCGGCCGGTCGCCATCAACGGCACCCGCTTCGACGACGCGGTCGAGCTCGTGCTCGAGGCGAACCGCATCGGCGGTCGCCACGGCCTCGGCATGAGCGACCAGATCGAGAACCGCATCATCGAGGCGAAGTCGCGCGGCATCTACGAGGCCCCCGGCATGGCGCTGCTGCACATCACGTACGAGCGGCTGCTCAACGCGATCCACAACGAGGACACGATCGCGAACTACCACAACGAGGGCCGCCGGCTCGGTCGCCTCATGTACGAGGGCCGCTGGCTCGACCCGCAGTCACTCATGCTGCGCGAGTCGATCGTGCGCTGGGTCGCGTCGGCGGTCACCGGCGAGGTCACGCTTCGCCTGCGCCGCGGCGACGACTACACGATCCTGAACACCACGGGTCCCGCGCTGAGCTACCAGGCCGAGAAGCTCTCGATGGAGCGCGTCGGCGACCAGGCGTTCGGCCCGGAGGACCGCATCGGCCAGCTCACGATGCGCAACCTCGACATCGCCGACTCGCGCGCCCGCCTCGAGCAGTACGCGCACCTCGGCATCGTCGGCGGCGCGACGGCCGCCCTGGTGGGCGACCTCGCCGAGGGCGAGGCGGCCGAGATCACCGCCGGCGCCGACGAGACCGACCTCGAGGCGGCCACGGATGCCGCGAACGAGGCCGCGGCGTTCGACCTCGGCACCGACTGA
- a CDS encoding Gfo/Idh/MocA family protein: MSARTAHDGAKNGPVGVGVVGAGVISDQYLGNLTRFADLEVRFVADLDRDRAAAQASRFGVAASGSLDELLTDDGVELVVNLTVPSAHVEVGLLALEAGKHVFAEKPLALDPADGRRLLARADELALRVGSAPDTFLGPGLQAVQRLVDDGEIGTPLTAIAQFQGTGPEAWHPNPEFLFAPGAGPLFDMGPYYLTALVQVLGPVARVSAASSTSSAVRTIGSGPRAGTVFPVRVPTFHAALLEFRDGAVAQAAFSFQSPRRVQPVLEVSGTSGAIAMPDPNGFHGSAVLWRGTAEPVEFAAPPTTDTRGIGVVEFARALRAGATPRASGELAFHVLEVLAAISEAARGGAPVEITSAPQRPLALPDGWDPAEATLERQVRVGG, translated from the coding sequence ATGAGCGCGAGGACCGCGCACGACGGTGCGAAGAATGGGCCGGTCGGCGTCGGGGTCGTCGGCGCCGGCGTGATCAGCGACCAGTACCTCGGCAACCTCACGCGGTTCGCCGACCTCGAGGTGCGCTTCGTCGCAGACCTGGACCGCGACCGCGCCGCTGCGCAGGCGTCGCGGTTCGGCGTCGCGGCATCCGGTTCGCTCGACGAACTCCTGACGGACGACGGCGTCGAACTCGTCGTGAACCTCACCGTTCCGAGCGCGCACGTGGAGGTCGGCCTGCTGGCGCTCGAAGCCGGCAAGCATGTGTTCGCCGAGAAGCCGCTCGCGCTCGACCCCGCCGATGGACGCCGTCTGCTCGCGCGGGCCGATGAGCTCGCGCTGCGGGTCGGGAGCGCACCGGACACCTTCCTCGGGCCGGGCCTGCAGGCGGTGCAACGGCTCGTCGACGATGGCGAGATCGGCACGCCCCTGACCGCGATCGCCCAGTTCCAGGGGACGGGCCCCGAGGCGTGGCATCCCAACCCGGAGTTCCTGTTCGCGCCGGGCGCCGGACCGCTCTTCGACATGGGGCCGTACTACCTCACCGCGCTCGTGCAGGTGCTCGGCCCGGTCGCGAGGGTGAGCGCCGCGTCGTCGACCTCGTCGGCGGTGCGCACGATCGGCTCCGGGCCGCGCGCCGGCACGGTGTTCCCGGTGCGGGTCCCGACGTTCCATGCCGCGCTGCTGGAATTCCGCGACGGCGCGGTCGCGCAGGCGGCCTTCAGCTTCCAGTCGCCGCGTCGGGTGCAGCCGGTGCTCGAGGTCTCCGGCACGTCGGGGGCGATCGCGATGCCGGACCCGAACGGGTTCCACGGCAGCGCCGTCCTCTGGAGGGGGACTGCCGAACCGGTCGAGTTCGCGGCGCCGCCGACGACCGACACCCGCGGAATCGGCGTGGTCGAGTTCGCCCGCGCCCTCCGTGCCGGAGCGACGCCGCGGGCGAGCGGCGAACTCGCGTTCCACGTGCTGGAGGTGCTGGCGGCGATCTCCGAGGCCGCGCGCGGCGGCGCACCGGTCGAGATCACGAGCGCACCCCAGCGGCCGCTGGCGCTGCCCGACGGGTGGGACCCGGCCGAAGCGACGCTCGAGCGGCAGGTGCGCGTCGGAGGCTGA
- a CDS encoding nuclear transport factor 2 family protein, with amino-acid sequence MTEITDDLPARLLHEEHAGWRAILDGRGGEHYARAMTRDALMVVEGAVLGRDEILAAFRGTTPWDSYELREPAVIRLGDHAGVLVYRAVAKRGDETANLRMSTTYLYDDGAWRVAAHQQTPA; translated from the coding sequence ATGACGGAGATCACCGACGATCTGCCCGCCCGGCTCCTGCACGAGGAGCACGCCGGCTGGCGAGCCATCCTCGACGGCCGCGGCGGCGAGCACTACGCCCGCGCGATGACCCGCGACGCCCTGATGGTCGTCGAAGGCGCCGTCCTCGGCCGCGACGAGATCCTCGCCGCGTTCCGCGGCACCACGCCGTGGGACTCGTACGAATTGCGCGAGCCCGCGGTCATCCGACTCGGCGACCACGCCGGCGTGCTCGTCTACCGGGCCGTCGCGAAGCGCGGCGACGAGACCGCGAACCTCCGGATGTCGACGACCTACCTCTACGACGACGGCGCCTGGCGCGTGGCCGCGCACCAGCAGACGCCCGCCTGA
- a CDS encoding adenylosuccinate synthase, producing MPAVVLVGAQWGDEGKGKATDLLGSRLDYVVKFNGGNNAGHTVVVGDEKYALHLLPSGILTPGVTPVIANGVVVDIEVLFEELEGLSSRGVDVSKLKISANAHVITQYHRTLDKVTERFLGKRQIGTTGRGIGPTYADKINRVGIRLQDLFDENILRQKVEGALDQKNHLLVKVYNRRAIAADEIVDELLGYADRLRPMVTDTALELHQALDRGETVLFEGGQATMLDVDHGTYPFVTSSNATSGGAVTGSGVAPNRIDRVIAVIKAYTTRVGAGPFPTELFDEWGDFLTEQGHEFGTTTGRKRRTGWYDAPIARYASRINGVTDFVLTKLDVLTGVERIPVCVGYDVDGEIVDEVPVSQSDFHHAKPVYEEFPGWSEDLSGAREFADLPPNAQSYVRELEAMSGSRISAIGVGPARDEIVQVHDLLD from the coding sequence ATGCCCGCAGTCGTACTGGTCGGAGCGCAGTGGGGCGACGAGGGCAAGGGCAAGGCGACCGACCTGCTCGGCTCGCGCCTCGACTACGTCGTGAAGTTCAACGGCGGCAACAACGCCGGCCACACCGTCGTCGTCGGCGACGAGAAGTACGCGCTGCACCTGCTGCCCTCGGGCATTCTGACGCCTGGCGTGACCCCGGTCATCGCGAACGGCGTCGTGGTCGACATCGAGGTCCTCTTCGAGGAGCTCGAGGGGCTGTCGAGCCGCGGCGTCGACGTGTCGAAGCTCAAGATCTCGGCGAACGCGCACGTGATCACCCAGTACCACCGCACGCTCGACAAGGTGACGGAGCGGTTCCTCGGCAAGCGCCAGATCGGCACGACGGGCCGCGGCATCGGGCCGACTTACGCGGACAAGATCAACCGCGTCGGCATCCGCTTGCAGGACCTCTTCGACGAGAACATCCTGCGGCAGAAGGTCGAGGGCGCGCTCGACCAGAAGAACCACCTGCTCGTGAAGGTCTACAACCGGAGGGCGATCGCGGCCGACGAGATCGTCGACGAACTGCTCGGCTACGCCGACCGGCTCCGGCCGATGGTGACCGACACCGCGCTCGAACTGCACCAGGCCCTCGATCGCGGCGAGACCGTGCTGTTCGAGGGCGGTCAGGCGACCATGCTCGACGTCGACCACGGCACCTACCCGTTCGTGACGTCGTCGAACGCGACGTCGGGCGGCGCCGTGACCGGCTCGGGCGTCGCGCCGAACCGGATCGACCGCGTCATCGCGGTCATCAAGGCGTACACGACGCGCGTGGGCGCGGGCCCGTTCCCGACCGAGCTGTTCGACGAGTGGGGCGACTTCCTCACCGAGCAGGGGCACGAGTTCGGCACGACCACCGGGCGCAAGCGCCGCACCGGTTGGTACGACGCCCCGATCGCGAGGTATGCGAGCCGGATCAACGGCGTGACCGACTTCGTGCTCACGAAGCTCGATGTGCTCACCGGCGTCGAGCGGATCCCGGTCTGCGTGGGGTACGACGTCGACGGCGAGATCGTCGACGAGGTGCCCGTGTCGCAGTCCGACTTCCACCACGCGAAGCCCGTGTACGAGGAGTTCCCCGGGTGGTCCGAGGACCTCTCGGGCGCGCGCGAGTTCGCCGACCTGCCGCCGAACGCGCAGAGCTACGTGCGTGAACTCGAGGCGATGTCGGGCTCGCGCATCTCGGCGATCGGGGTCGGGCCCGCGCGCGACGAGATCGTGCAGGTGCACGACCTGCTCGACTGA
- a CDS encoding magnesium and cobalt transport protein CorA: MAVVDNGIYRDGVRVASPTSLEETFEAYEAEGEGAFAWIGLYRPTDDELDAVAAEFGLHPLAVEDARKGHQRAKLERYGHTLFVVLRPARYLDDVERVEFGEVHLFVGDGFAVTIRRAERPDLARVRRRLEGDPALLRRGPEAVLYAVLDETVDEYSPVVAGLENDIDEIEDQLFSGDPEVTRRIYDLSAEVMEFQRATKPLIEMFAALERGFEKYAVDLELQRYLRDVKDHVLRIVERGETFRQLLQNALSVHATLVTQRQNDEVRALTETSVAQSEQTKKISSWAAIIFAPSLIAGIYGMNFVFMPELDQPWGYPFAIVLMFGFAFVLYTIFKRKKWL; this comes from the coding sequence ATGGCAGTGGTCGACAACGGCATCTACCGGGACGGCGTCCGCGTCGCCTCGCCCACCTCGCTCGAGGAGACCTTCGAGGCGTACGAGGCCGAGGGTGAGGGCGCCTTCGCCTGGATCGGGCTCTACCGCCCCACCGACGACGAACTCGACGCCGTCGCGGCCGAATTCGGGTTGCATCCGCTCGCCGTCGAGGATGCACGCAAGGGCCACCAGCGCGCGAAGCTCGAACGCTACGGGCACACCCTCTTCGTCGTCCTCCGACCCGCGAGGTACCTCGACGACGTCGAGCGCGTCGAGTTCGGCGAGGTGCACCTCTTCGTGGGCGACGGCTTCGCCGTCACGATCCGGCGGGCCGAGCGCCCGGACCTCGCGCGCGTCCGCCGCAGGCTCGAGGGCGACCCCGCGCTCCTTCGGCGCGGGCCCGAAGCGGTGCTCTACGCCGTGCTCGACGAGACCGTCGACGAGTACTCGCCGGTCGTCGCCGGCCTCGAGAACGACATCGACGAGATCGAGGACCAACTGTTCTCCGGCGACCCCGAGGTCACCCGGCGCATCTACGACCTCTCGGCCGAGGTCATGGAATTCCAGCGGGCCACGAAGCCGCTGATCGAGATGTTCGCCGCACTCGAGCGCGGGTTCGAGAAGTACGCGGTCGACCTCGAGCTGCAGCGCTACCTGCGCGACGTGAAGGATCACGTGTTGCGCATCGTCGAGCGCGGCGAGACGTTCCGCCAACTCCTGCAGAACGCGCTCAGCGTGCACGCGACGCTCGTGACGCAGCGCCAGAACGACGAGGTGCGGGCGCTGACCGAGACCAGCGTCGCCCAGAGCGAGCAGACCAAGAAGATCTCCAGCTGGGCGGCGATCATCTTCGCGCCCAGCCTCATCGCGGGCATCTACGGCATGAACTTCGTCTTCATGCCCGAACTCGACCAGCCCTGGGGGTACCCGTTCGCGATCGTCCTGATGTTCGGGTTCGCGTTCGTGCTCTACACGATCTTCAAGCGCAAGAAGTGGCTGTGA
- a CDS encoding DUF3151 family protein — protein sequence MTPDETTPNEASLADEPEVRQAIAEGDRTDIRAIVSGHPSSPLAWAELADSADSAGHAIEAFAFATVAADLAREQLTAAGWEPGSPVSWADEPNRAYLRALDAQRRAAETLGLSDRAARAADELAAADAEAPARIASEFTPTQLISIADIRAATGGSVAAFAVVGDPVDAPDAAAAAGED from the coding sequence GTGACTCCAGACGAAACCACGCCGAACGAGGCGTCGCTCGCGGACGAGCCCGAGGTGCGGCAGGCGATCGCGGAGGGCGATCGCACCGACATCCGGGCCATCGTCTCGGGGCATCCGTCGTCACCGCTCGCCTGGGCCGAACTGGCGGACTCCGCCGACTCGGCCGGCCACGCGATCGAGGCGTTCGCCTTCGCGACCGTCGCGGCCGACCTGGCACGCGAGCAGTTGACCGCGGCCGGGTGGGAGCCCGGCTCGCCGGTGTCGTGGGCCGATGAGCCCAACCGCGCCTACCTCCGGGCCCTCGACGCGCAACGCCGCGCCGCCGAGACGCTCGGCCTCTCCGACCGTGCTGCGCGAGCGGCGGACGAACTCGCGGCAGCCGACGCCGAGGCGCCGGCCCGCATCGCGAGCGAGTTCACGCCCACGCAGCTGATCTCGATCGCCGACATCCGCGCCGCCACCGGCGGTTCGGTCGCGGCGTTCGCCGTCGTCGGCGACCCGGTCGACGCACCCGATGCGGCGGCAGCCGCCGGAGAGGACTGA